The following are from one region of the Methylophilus sp. DW102 genome:
- a CDS encoding response regulator transcription factor produces the protein MMKTAFILEDTPESQLWLSEVLQQSFPDIQIHAANHIAQALTALNHLSAIDIALIDLSLPDGSGVAVIEWLNRHSPQTICVVASIFDDDSHIFPALRAGAHGYLLKDQPQTAIVQALNGIVTGQPPLSPAIARKLLRHFHEPYVEATAQGALTEREKEVLSIIAKGMTMAETANILGLKRNTVAGYVKEIYRKLNVSSRAEAAITAQRMGLI, from the coding sequence ATGATGAAAACTGCTTTTATTCTTGAGGATACTCCCGAGTCACAATTGTGGCTGTCTGAGGTCCTGCAACAGAGTTTTCCAGATATCCAGATACACGCAGCCAATCACATCGCGCAGGCACTCACTGCGTTGAACCATCTATCAGCAATCGATATCGCGCTCATTGATTTGAGTCTACCAGATGGTAGCGGGGTTGCGGTGATTGAATGGTTAAATCGTCATTCACCGCAAACAATTTGTGTGGTAGCCAGCATATTTGATGATGATAGCCACATTTTCCCGGCATTGCGTGCAGGGGCGCATGGTTATTTACTGAAAGACCAGCCGCAAACCGCCATCGTACAGGCGCTGAATGGGATTGTGACGGGGCAGCCGCCACTGTCACCCGCGATTGCGCGCAAGTTATTGCGGCATTTTCACGAGCCCTATGTTGAGGCGACTGCACAAGGCGCTCTCACCGAGCGTGAAAAAGAAGTGCTGTCGATTATTGCCAAAGGCATGACCATGGCAGAAACCGCCAATATTCTCGGTCTCAAGCGCAATACGGTGGCTGGGTACGTCAAGGAAATCTACCGCAAATTAAATGTTTCTTCGCGGGCTGAAGCCGCCATCACGGCACAACGCATGGGGCTGATTTAA
- a CDS encoding Gfo/Idh/MocA family oxidoreductase: MTTKLKWGILGAARVNERLLPAIVEASNSQLVAIASRRPGAAKATLDKYAPNAGGVSCYDDMDSLLTDSNVEAVYCPMANEEHAEWALKAIAAGKHVLIEKPMTTKLADIDAIESAAKAKGVTVMEGFMYRFHPQHAKVKELIDSGLIGDVLSCRASFSFLMAPARMYRITRDMANGGGAMWDIGPYAIHALRWCFAQNGVPAEPKDVLAYGKLNEHGADVVASGVLDFGPDAQGRARFGHFDVSFERGRKAEYELIGDKGWIKCHNMWSYPGDDPVISWEAGGKSETIVLPKANHFNLEIEHFGDCVLNGKAPLLTFDDARGNCKAIEAVIAALKR, from the coding sequence ATGACGACAAAACTAAAATGGGGCATTCTCGGTGCTGCGCGTGTGAATGAGCGCCTGCTACCTGCGATTGTAGAGGCCAGCAACTCACAACTGGTCGCCATCGCCAGCCGCCGCCCGGGCGCCGCCAAGGCCACGCTGGATAAATACGCACCCAATGCGGGTGGTGTTAGTTGTTATGACGATATGGACAGCCTGCTCACAGACAGCAATGTTGAAGCTGTCTATTGCCCCATGGCCAACGAAGAGCATGCCGAATGGGCGCTCAAGGCGATTGCGGCAGGCAAGCATGTGCTGATAGAAAAGCCGATGACCACCAAGTTGGCAGATATTGATGCGATTGAATCTGCCGCCAAAGCCAAAGGGGTGACCGTGATGGAAGGCTTTATGTACCGCTTTCATCCGCAGCATGCCAAGGTTAAAGAATTAATCGACAGCGGGCTCATCGGCGATGTGCTTTCATGCCGTGCCAGTTTTTCTTTCCTGATGGCGCCTGCACGTATGTACCGCATTACCCGTGATATGGCCAACGGTGGTGGTGCCATGTGGGATATTGGGCCTTACGCCATCCATGCCTTGCGCTGGTGTTTTGCGCAAAACGGCGTCCCTGCCGAACCTAAAGATGTATTGGCCTATGGCAAACTCAACGAGCATGGCGCCGATGTGGTTGCCAGTGGTGTGCTCGATTTTGGCCCTGATGCACAGGGACGTGCGCGTTTCGGCCACTTTGATGTGAGTTTTGAGCGTGGCCGCAAAGCCGAGTATGAGCTGATTGGCGATAAGGGCTGGATCAAGTGCCACAATATGTGGTCTTACCCGGGCGATGATCCGGTCATTAGCTGGGAAGCGGGCGGCAAGTCAGAAACCATCGTTTTGCCCAAGGCTAACCACTTTAACCTTGAGATCGAGCACTTTGGTGATTGTGTGCTCAATGGCAAAGCGCCTTTGCTCACTTTTGATGATGCGCGTGGTAATTGCAAAGCAATTGAAGCGGTGATTGCGGCGTTGAAACGTTAA
- the fae gene encoding formaldehyde-activating enzyme, translating into MSDDRIIMRVGEALVAGGPPGTAAEPEVAIGEMNGPMGTAFANLLGDQVKGHTRVLAIMNTDIMVRPATLMVSKVTVKDPRYTNILMGTVQGAIANGVLDAVRSGDIPKEKANDLGIIVSVWLSPAILEQEKIDHKALFDIHREATFKAIQKALRNEPSIDWLLENQEKIVHKYYQMGLDNKI; encoded by the coding sequence ATGTCTGATGATCGAATTATTATGCGTGTGGGTGAAGCACTGGTGGCCGGCGGCCCACCCGGCACGGCAGCTGAACCCGAGGTGGCGATTGGTGAAATGAATGGCCCGATGGGCACGGCATTTGCCAACTTGCTGGGCGACCAGGTCAAAGGCCATACCCGCGTACTGGCGATTATGAACACCGACATTATGGTGCGCCCAGCGACGCTGATGGTGAGTAAGGTGACCGTGAAAGATCCGCGTTACACCAATATTTTGATGGGCACCGTGCAGGGCGCCATTGCCAACGGCGTACTGGATGCCGTACGTAGCGGCGATATCCCGAAAGAAAAAGCCAATGACTTGGGCATTATTGTTTCAGTGTGGCTGAGCCCGGCGATTCTGGAACAAGAGAAGATTGACCACAAAGCACTGTTTGATATTCACCGCGAAGCCACTTTCAAGGCGATCCAGAAAGCCTTGCGCAACGAACCGAGCATAGACTGGCTGCTAGAAAACCAGGAGAAGATTGTGCATAAGTATTACCAGATGGGCCTGGATAATAAGATTTAG
- the tkt gene encoding transketolase: MATRVDLCNAIRALSMDAVQKANSGHPGAPMGMAEIAEVLWNHNLSHNPNNPQWANRDRFVLSNGHGSMLIYSLLHLTGYDVTMDDIKSFRQLHSRCAGHPEYGYAPGVETTTGPLGQGIANGVGFAMAEKLLASQFNKPGHDIVDHYTYVFLGDGCMMEGVSHEACALAGTWGLGKLMAFWDDNGISIDGHIEGWYTDDTAGRFKAYGWHVVSVDGHDQAAIQKAIDEAKSVTDKPSLICCKTIIGKGSPNKSGSHDCHGSALGEAEVAATRAEIGWPHEPFVIPADVYEGWNQKDKGAKREADWNAKFDAYAKAYPAEAAEFKRRMAGELPANWKSLTDAIIAETNEKAEKLATRQASQKAITALAPILPEFLGGSADLTGSNLTAAKEFKHVSGKEPGNYISYGVREFGMAAIMNGMALHGGLLPYGGTFHMFSDYMKNGMRMSALMHQRVIYVLTHDSIGQGEDGPTHQPVENTSGLRMIPRMDVWRPADSTETTVAWVAAVERTEGPTSLVLSRQAVPGIKHDAKDFELIRKGGYVFSDAAGKADVIIIANGSELDLAIQAAAELNAAGTKVRVVSMPSTNVFDRQDQAYKDSVLTPGVKRVAVEAAHPDFWRKYVGIEGAVVGIDTFGESAPGGALFKHFGFTVENVVNTVKSVL, translated from the coding sequence ATGGCAACTCGTGTCGACTTGTGCAACGCCATCCGTGCTCTGAGCATGGACGCTGTACAAAAAGCAAACTCCGGCCACCCAGGCGCACCTATGGGCATGGCTGAAATTGCTGAAGTATTGTGGAACCACAATCTGAGCCACAACCCAAACAACCCACAATGGGCTAACCGTGACCGTTTCGTATTGTCCAACGGCCATGGCTCAATGCTGATTTACTCCTTGCTGCACCTGACTGGTTACGATGTGACCATGGACGACATCAAGTCTTTCCGTCAACTGCACTCCCGTTGCGCTGGTCACCCAGAATACGGCTACGCACCAGGCGTTGAAACAACTACCGGTCCATTGGGCCAGGGTATCGCTAACGGCGTTGGTTTCGCCATGGCAGAAAAACTGCTGGCTAGCCAGTTCAACAAGCCAGGCCACGACATTGTTGACCACTACACATACGTGTTCCTGGGCGACGGCTGTATGATGGAAGGCGTTTCTCACGAAGCTTGCGCACTGGCTGGTACATGGGGCCTGGGCAAACTGATGGCTTTCTGGGATGACAACGGTATTTCTATCGACGGCCACATCGAAGGCTGGTACACAGACGACACAGCAGGCCGCTTCAAAGCATACGGCTGGCACGTTGTTTCAGTCGATGGTCACGACCAGGCTGCGATTCAGAAAGCCATCGACGAAGCGAAATCAGTGACTGACAAACCATCACTGATCTGCTGTAAAACCATCATCGGTAAAGGTTCTCCAAACAAATCCGGTTCACACGACTGCCACGGTTCCGCATTGGGCGAAGCTGAAGTTGCAGCAACCCGTGCTGAAATCGGCTGGCCACACGAGCCATTCGTGATTCCTGCTGACGTGTACGAAGGCTGGAACCAAAAAGACAAAGGCGCAAAACGCGAAGCTGACTGGAACGCCAAGTTCGACGCTTACGCTAAAGCCTACCCAGCAGAAGCTGCAGAATTCAAACGCCGTATGGCCGGTGAATTGCCAGCTAACTGGAAGTCACTGACTGACGCAATCATCGCTGAAACGAACGAAAAAGCTGAGAAATTGGCTACTCGTCAAGCTTCACAAAAAGCAATTACAGCGTTGGCGCCAATCTTGCCAGAGTTCCTGGGCGGTTCAGCTGACTTGACAGGTTCTAACCTGACAGCGGCTAAAGAGTTCAAACACGTGAGTGGTAAAGAGCCAGGCAACTACATCTCTTACGGTGTACGTGAATTCGGTATGGCTGCCATCATGAACGGTATGGCATTGCACGGTGGCTTGTTGCCATACGGCGGTACTTTCCACATGTTCTCTGACTACATGAAAAACGGCATGCGTATGTCTGCGTTGATGCATCAACGTGTGATCTACGTGCTGACCCATGACTCTATCGGTCAAGGTGAAGACGGTCCTACACACCAACCAGTTGAAAACACTTCTGGTCTGCGTATGATTCCTCGTATGGATGTATGGCGTCCAGCTGACTCTACAGAAACAACCGTTGCTTGGGTTGCTGCCGTAGAGCGCACTGAAGGCCCAACCAGCTTGGTATTGAGCCGTCAAGCGGTGCCAGGCATCAAGCACGATGCTAAAGACTTTGAACTGATCCGCAAGGGTGGCTATGTGTTCTCTGACGCTGCAGGTAAAGCGGATGTGATCATCATTGCTAACGGTTCCGAGTTGGATCTGGCGATTCAAGCGGCTGCTGAATTGAACGCTGCGGGTACTAAAGTGCGTGTGGTTTCCATGCCATCCACCAACGTATTCGACCGTCAAGACCAAGCTTACAAAGACAGCGTATTGACTCCAGGCGTTAAACGCGTGGCTGTTGAAGCTGCTCACCCAGATTTCTGGCGTAAGTATGTCGGTATTGAAGGTGCAGTTGTAGGTATCGATACCTTCGGCGAATCCGCACCAGGCGGCGCACTGTTCAAACACTTCGGCTTCACCGTAGAGAATGTTGTGAACACAGTGAAATCTGTTTTGTAA
- a CDS encoding transglutaminase family protein: MKRLRIKHLTEYLFSGTVTLQQHYLLLRPREGHDLRIESSILNITPAYQIKWYRDVFDNSLAAVTFLQASDRLTIASEVVIQHYEEAPLDFWIEPYAVNYPFAYAQADWEDLAAFQRPTFVDDQDAVSQWLLQLGLRNGSINTFELLTRLNQAIYTQFRYQIREEPGVQTPATTLNKLSGSCRDYATLFIEACRLLGLASRFVSGYLHAPATEAGNATTHAWAEVYLPGTGWKGFDPTAGKVTGTQHIAVAVSRNPETIPPVAGSFIGPNIQPKLIVNVQVNLLTS, from the coding sequence ATGAAACGATTAAGAATCAAACATCTGACTGAATACCTGTTCTCGGGCACAGTCACACTGCAGCAGCATTATTTATTGCTGCGGCCGCGTGAGGGGCACGATTTGCGCATTGAGTCTTCTATCCTGAATATTACGCCAGCGTATCAGATCAAATGGTATCGCGATGTGTTTGATAACTCGCTGGCGGCTGTCACGTTTTTGCAAGCGAGCGACAGACTCACCATTGCAAGTGAAGTGGTGATTCAACACTATGAAGAGGCCCCACTGGACTTTTGGATTGAACCCTATGCGGTGAATTATCCGTTTGCCTATGCGCAGGCTGACTGGGAAGACCTGGCGGCTTTTCAGCGCCCCACATTTGTGGATGATCAAGATGCGGTGAGCCAGTGGCTGCTACAACTGGGGCTGAGAAACGGCAGCATCAATACATTTGAACTGCTGACCCGCCTGAATCAGGCGATTTATACCCAGTTTCGCTACCAGATTCGCGAAGAACCTGGCGTGCAGACCCCGGCCACCACTTTGAATAAGCTGAGTGGCTCTTGCCGTGACTATGCCACCTTGTTTATTGAAGCTTGCCGCCTCTTGGGACTGGCCAGCCGGTTTGTCAGTGGCTATTTGCATGCCCCGGCGACTGAGGCCGGTAACGCCACCACGCATGCCTGGGCTGAGGTATATTTGCCAGGCACCGGCTGGAAAGGCTTTGACCCCACCGCAGGAAAGGTGACCGGCACACAACATATTGCCGTGGCGGTTTCCCGTAACCCGGAAACGATCCCACCAGTGGCTGGCAGCTTTATCGGCCCCAATATTCAGCCTAAGTTGATTGTGAATGTACAAGTGAATTTGCTCACAAGCTAA
- a CDS encoding transglutaminase family protein yields the protein MWLRTECDISFVVSIPTPFILMLRPRSGVHQWVARQSYTLKPSVPVEEYTDTYGNLCQRLIAPVGEFYISTSADILTADKLETAPGGRFEEVQHLPNHVLTYLLPSRYCESDKFIDLGQQIVANVLPGYDQVKAIEQWIRQNIRFNPDSPHFQLSAVEVNQQREGVCRELAHLGIALCRGLCIPARMVVGYLHGLQPMDFHAWFEAYVNGGWYTFDPSQSESMGGRITVAYGRDAADVAIFNQFGPALYPALMQVRVTQLAAAPI from the coding sequence ATGTGGTTACGTACTGAATGTGATATCAGCTTTGTTGTCAGTATTCCCACACCGTTTATTTTGATGCTGAGGCCGCGCAGTGGGGTGCATCAGTGGGTGGCTCGGCAGTCTTATACGCTTAAGCCCAGTGTGCCGGTGGAAGAATATACCGACACTTATGGCAATCTTTGCCAGCGCCTGATTGCGCCTGTGGGTGAGTTTTATATCAGCACATCGGCGGATATTTTGACCGCTGACAAGCTTGAGACTGCGCCCGGCGGGCGGTTTGAAGAGGTTCAGCATTTGCCTAACCATGTGCTGACTTATTTACTGCCGTCACGCTATTGTGAGTCAGATAAATTCATTGATCTGGGCCAGCAAATTGTCGCCAACGTGTTGCCTGGATACGACCAGGTAAAGGCCATCGAACAATGGATACGCCAGAATATTCGTTTTAATCCGGATTCTCCACATTTTCAACTGTCTGCGGTTGAGGTGAACCAGCAGCGCGAAGGCGTTTGCCGTGAGCTGGCGCATTTGGGCATCGCCTTGTGCCGAGGGTTGTGCATCCCGGCACGCATGGTGGTGGGGTATTTGCACGGGCTACAACCGATGGACTTTCATGCCTGGTTTGAAGCGTATGTGAATGGTGGATGGTACACGTTTGATCCGAGCCAGTCAGAATCCATGGGCGGACGCATTACTGTGGCCTATGGACGTGATGCGGCGGATGTTGCCATTTTTAACCAGTTTGGCCCGGCCTTGTACCCGGCGCTGATGCAGGTGCGTGTCACGCAACTGGCCGCCGCACCGATTTAG
- a CDS encoding zinc ribbon domain-containing protein YjdM — protein sequence MSLPACPKCQSEYTYEDGDNYVCPECAHEWSKVATTESEEVKVVRDANGNVLQDGDTITVIKDLKVKGSSSVVKVGTKVKNIRLVDGDHDIDCKIDGFGAMKLKSEFVKKA from the coding sequence ATGTCATTGCCAGCCTGCCCAAAATGCCAATCCGAATACACCTACGAAGACGGTGATAACTACGTCTGCCCAGAGTGCGCGCATGAGTGGAGCAAAGTGGCCACCACCGAATCAGAAGAAGTCAAAGTCGTGCGTGATGCCAACGGCAACGTGCTGCAAGATGGCGATACCATCACCGTGATCAAAGACCTGAAAGTCAAAGGTTCTTCATCCGTCGTTAAGGTCGGCACCAAAGTGAAAAACATCCGCTTGGTCGACGGAGACCACGATATCGACTGCAAAATTGATGGCTTTGGCGCGATGAAGCTGAAGTCGGAGTTTGTGAAAAAGGCTTAG
- a CDS encoding helix-turn-helix domain-containing protein yields MKIDQKTGVLANAMRRGEVLSPDCPSREILKHVTSQWGVLVLVALLGGTLRFSELRRRVGVISEKMLTQTLQQLEQDGFVQRVSYPVVPPHVEYSLTPLGEGISLKVEALTDWIEVNLSDILENQKLGLQKK; encoded by the coding sequence ATGAAGATAGATCAGAAGACAGGTGTATTGGCCAATGCCATGCGACGCGGAGAAGTGCTCTCGCCTGATTGCCCGTCACGAGAAATATTGAAGCACGTGACCAGCCAATGGGGGGTATTGGTATTGGTGGCGTTGTTGGGCGGGACGCTCCGCTTCAGTGAGCTGCGGCGAAGAGTGGGGGTGATCAGTGAAAAAATGCTCACACAAACGCTACAACAATTAGAGCAGGATGGCTTTGTACAACGCGTGTCTTACCCGGTTGTACCGCCGCATGTGGAATACTCGCTGACCCCGCTAGGCGAAGGCATCAGCCTGAAAGTGGAGGCGCTGACAGATTGGATAGAAGTCAATCTGTCAGACATCCTTGAGAACCAAAAGTTGGGGCTACAAAAGAAATAA
- a CDS encoding SDR family oxidoreductase, translated as MIVVTGATGQLGRLVIEHLLKKVPASSIVAAVRNVEKAQDIAALGVQVRFADYNQPESWDAALSGAEKILLISSSEIGLRVKQHQTVIDAAKRANVRLLAYTSLLRADTSSLGLAAEHKATEAAIQNVGLPFVILRNGWYTENYAAGIPAALALGAVYGAAGQGKISAAARADYAEAASVVLTTDHHTGKVYELAGDTAFTLDEFAAELSRQTGKAIPYVNLPQVEYKQALLNAGLPEPIAELLSDSDTGVSNGQLFDDGKQLSQLIGRPTTALEVVIKAGL; from the coding sequence ATGATTGTTGTTACCGGCGCTACGGGCCAGTTGGGTCGTTTAGTTATTGAACATTTACTCAAAAAAGTGCCTGCAAGCAGTATTGTGGCTGCGGTGCGCAATGTTGAAAAGGCGCAAGACATTGCGGCGTTGGGCGTGCAGGTACGCTTTGCCGATTACAACCAACCTGAAAGCTGGGATGCAGCATTGTCTGGCGCAGAAAAAATCTTGCTGATCTCATCGAGCGAAATCGGCTTGCGCGTGAAGCAGCATCAAACCGTGATTGATGCCGCCAAGCGAGCAAATGTGCGCTTATTGGCTTACACCAGCCTGTTACGCGCGGATACTTCGTCACTGGGTCTTGCTGCCGAACACAAGGCGACCGAAGCTGCGATACAAAACGTTGGCTTGCCGTTTGTCATATTGCGAAATGGTTGGTACACAGAAAACTATGCCGCGGGGATTCCAGCGGCATTAGCATTGGGCGCAGTGTATGGTGCGGCTGGACAAGGCAAGATCTCAGCTGCAGCACGCGCTGACTATGCAGAAGCGGCCAGTGTGGTACTGACCACGGATCACCACACAGGCAAAGTGTATGAACTGGCAGGGGACACGGCATTTACGCTGGACGAGTTTGCCGCCGAACTCTCACGTCAAACCGGTAAAGCTATTCCCTACGTGAATCTACCGCAAGTTGAATACAAGCAAGCATTACTCAATGCCGGCTTGCCTGAGCCCATTGCCGAGTTGTTGTCTGACTCGGATACTGGCGTATCAAACGGTCAGTTGTTTGATGATGGCAAGCAATTAAGTCAGCTCATTGGTCGCCCAACTACGGCATTAGAGGTGGTCATCAAAGCTGGTCTATAA
- a CDS encoding PA4780 family RIO1-like protein kinase, whose protein sequence is MKTPKRLEPLLEDGVVDEVMRQLMSGKEATVYVVRCGEETRCAKVYKEANKRSFRQSVDYTEGRKVKSSRQARAMAKGSKYGKQAQEEAWQSAEVDALYRLAAAGVSVPTPYQFYEGVLIMDLVTDAEGNAAPRLNDVVFTAEEARQHHQSLLKEVVRMLCAGIVHGDLSEFNILLSSDGPIIIDLPQAVDAAGNNHAMSMLERDVGNLADFFGQFAPELINTHYGKEIWALYAKGALTPETVLTGQFKQDSKPVDLKSVVRVIDAVREDEAKKQMRLAEAKAALPKPKRF, encoded by the coding sequence ATGAAAACCCCAAAAAGATTAGAGCCGCTGCTTGAAGATGGTGTGGTAGATGAAGTGATGCGCCAGTTGATGAGCGGTAAAGAAGCCACGGTGTACGTGGTGCGCTGCGGTGAAGAAACACGCTGTGCCAAGGTGTATAAAGAAGCCAACAAACGCAGTTTCCGCCAAAGTGTCGATTACACCGAAGGCCGCAAAGTTAAAAGCAGCCGTCAGGCGCGGGCCATGGCAAAAGGCTCAAAATACGGCAAACAGGCACAAGAAGAAGCCTGGCAAAGTGCAGAGGTCGATGCGCTGTATCGGTTAGCTGCGGCAGGTGTGAGCGTGCCCACCCCCTATCAGTTTTACGAAGGGGTGTTGATCATGGATTTAGTCACCGACGCCGAAGGCAATGCCGCGCCACGCCTCAATGACGTGGTATTCACCGCAGAAGAAGCCCGCCAGCATCACCAGTCGCTGCTCAAAGAAGTCGTGCGCATGTTATGCGCTGGCATCGTCCACGGCGACCTTTCAGAATTCAATATCCTGCTGAGTAGCGATGGCCCGATCATCATCGACTTACCCCAAGCCGTCGATGCCGCAGGCAACAACCACGCCATGAGTATGCTAGAACGTGATGTCGGCAATTTGGCTGATTTTTTCGGCCAATTTGCGCCCGAGCTCATCAACACACACTATGGCAAAGAAATCTGGGCGCTCTACGCAAAAGGCGCACTCACGCCCGAAACGGTGCTGACTGGACAATTCAAACAAGACAGTAAACCGGTAGATTTAAAAAGCGTGGTGCGTGTGATAGACGCCGTGCGTGAGGATGAAGCCAAAAAGCAAATGCGGCTGGCAGAAGCCAAAGCAGCGCTGCCCAAGCCTAAACGCTTTTAA
- a CDS encoding HNH endonuclease codes for MAAISESYQAALVAAEIICPLCLRPIPKAQQDAHHLIPKSRGGIETVILHRLCHRQIHALLTETQLARQYSTIEALRAHPELAKFIAWISDKPNHIRAAIKRSKEKGYL; via the coding sequence ATGGCTGCTATCAGTGAGTCTTATCAGGCTGCTTTAGTGGCAGCAGAGATTATCTGTCCACTGTGCTTACGGCCGATTCCAAAAGCGCAGCAGGATGCCCATCATCTGATTCCCAAATCTCGTGGAGGTATCGAAACCGTCATTTTGCACAGGCTTTGTCATCGACAGATTCATGCCTTGCTTACCGAAACCCAGCTGGCACGGCAGTATTCAACCATTGAGGCCTTGAGGGCACACCCTGAGCTAGCTAAATTTATTGCGTGGATCAGTGATAAACCCAATCATATTCGTGCAGCCATCAAGCGCAGTAAAGAAAAGGGGTATTTATGA
- a CDS encoding type II toxin-antitoxin system prevent-host-death family antitoxin — MHVISYSEARNSLKTVLDKVVNDVDVTIINRRDAANAVVMSLDHYNSLMETLHLLQSPANAAHLAESIAQLKAGKAEPKTLTQE, encoded by the coding sequence ATGCACGTCATCAGTTATTCCGAAGCGCGCAACTCTTTAAAAACTGTCCTTGATAAAGTGGTCAACGATGTGGATGTCACCATCATCAACCGCCGTGATGCAGCCAACGCTGTGGTGATGTCGCTAGATCACTACAACAGCCTGATGGAAACCTTGCACCTGCTGCAAAGCCCAGCCAACGCAGCCCATTTGGCCGAGTCAATCGCGCAGCTTAAAGCAGGCAAAGCTGAGCCAAAAACGCTGACTCAAGAGTAG
- a CDS encoding Txe/YoeB family addiction module toxin, with protein MARLIVFTPKAWEDYLYWQTQDKKTLKRINMLIEASAREPFTGIAKPEPLKGDLTGFWSRRIDDVNRLVYQVTESELQIVACRYHYA; from the coding sequence ATGGCAAGGCTGATCGTCTTCACGCCAAAGGCCTGGGAGGATTATCTCTACTGGCAAACGCAGGATAAAAAAACACTCAAACGCATCAATATGCTGATTGAAGCATCCGCACGTGAGCCATTTACTGGTATTGCAAAACCTGAGCCACTCAAGGGGGATTTAACTGGCTTTTGGTCACGCCGGATTGATGATGTGAATCGATTGGTTTATCAGGTGACGGAGTCAGAGTTGCAGATAGTGGCATGTCGGTATCACTATGCTTAA